A single window of Nicotiana tomentosiformis chromosome 1, ASM39032v3, whole genome shotgun sequence DNA harbors:
- the LOC104091496 gene encoding subtilisin-like protease SBT3, with product MGSRMGLPYCLHLLLLSWFLSAHVFCFLAIAQRSTYIVHLDKSLMPNIFADYHHWHSSTIDSIKAAVPSSVDRFHSAPKLVYSYDNVFHGFSAVLSKDELEALKKLPGFVSAYKDRTVEPHTTYTSDFLKLNPSSGLWPASGLGQDVIIGVLDGGIWPESESFRDDGMPEIPKRWKGICKPGTQFNTSLCNRKLIGANYFNRGILANDPSVNISMNSARDTDGHGSHCASIAAGNFAKGVSHFGYAAGTARGVAPRARLAVYKFSFNEGTFTSDLIAAMDQAVADGVDMISISYGYRFIPLYEDAISIASFGAMMKGVLVSASAGNRGPSMGSLGNGSPWILCVASGYTDRTFAGTLTLGNGLQIRGWSLFPARAFVRDSLVIYNKTLAACNSDELLLQVPDPERTIIICDDSNGNNWDLSSQFFYVTRARLRAGIFISQDPGVFRSASFSYPGVVIDKKEGKQVINYVKSSVSPTATITFQETYVDGERPAPVLAGSSARGPSRSYLGIAKPDIMAPGVLILAAVPPNLFSESIGTNIGLSTDYELKSGTSMAAPHAAGIAAMLKGAHPEWSPSAIRSAMMTTANHLDNTQKPIREDDGMVATPLDMGAGHVNPNRALDPGLVYDATPQDYINLICSMNFTEEQFKTFARSSANYNNCSSPSADLNYPSFIALYPFSLEGNFTWLKQKFRRTLTNVGKGGTTYKVKIETPKNSTVSVSPKTLVFKKKNEKQSYTLTIRYIGDENQSRNVGSITWVEENGNHSVRSPIVITRIIAVWGSDD from the coding sequence ATGGGATCTAGAATGGGCTTACCTTATTGTCTTCATCTTCTCTTGCTATCATGGTTTCTTTCTGCCCATGTCTTCTGTTTCTTAGCCATAGCACAAAGATCCACTTACATAGTTCACCTGGACAAGTCGTTGATGCCTAATATCTTTGCTGATTACCATCATTGGCATTCTTCCACTATTGATTCCATTAAAGCTGCAGTTCCTTCATCAGTGGATAGATTCCACTCTGCTCCAAAACTTGTTTACTCTTATGACAATGTATTTCATGGCTTCAGTGCTGTTTTGTCCAAAGATGAACTTGAAGCTTTGAAGAAGTTACCAGGTTTCGTTTCAGCTTACAAAGATAGAACTGTGGAACCTCACACTACCTATACATCTGATTTCCTCAAGCTCAATCCTTCATCTGGGCTATGGCCTGCTTCTGGTTTAGGCCAAGATGTGATCATTGGTGTTCTTGATGGTGGCATCTGGCCGGAATCTGAAAGCTTTCGAGATGATGGTATGCCTGAAATCCCCAAAAGGTGGAAAGGAATTTGCAAACCCGGCACACAGTTTAACACTTCATTGTGCAACAGAAAACTTATTGGGGCTAATTACTTTAATAGGGGAATTTTGGCTAATGATCCATCTGTGAACATTTCCATGAATTCTGCCAGGGATACTGATGGTCACGGCTCACATTGCGCTTCCATTGCTGCTGGGAACTTTGCAAAAGGTGTTTCCCATTTTGGATATGCAGCAGGAACAGCAAGAGGAGTTGCGCCACGAGCTAGGCTAGCTGTGTACAAGTTTAGCTTTAACGAAGGAACCTTTACTTCAGATTTAATTGCTGCTATGGACCAAGCTGTTGCAGACGGTGTTGACATGATATCCATTTCTTATGGGTACCGTTTCATTCCCTTGTATGAAGATGCTATATCAATTGCTTCTTTTGGAGCTATGATGAAGGGAGTGCTAGTTTCTGCTTCAGCTGGAAATCGAGGTCCAAGCATGGGAAGTTTAGGCAACGGATCTCCATGGATCTTGTGTGTGGCATCAGGATACACCGACCGAACATTTGCAGGAACTTTGACTTTGGGCAATGGCTTACAAATTAGGGGTTGGAGCTTGTTTCCTGCAAGAGCCTTTGTCAGGGATTCACTGGTGATTTACAACAAGACTCTAGCCGCTTGCAATTCAGACGAGTTGTTATTACAAGTACCTGACCCCGAACGTACCATCATCATCTGCGATGATAGTAATGGCAATAATTGGGATTTGTCCAGTCAGTTTTTTTACGTAACTCGAGCAAGACTTCGGGCAGGCATCTTTATCTCTCAGGATCCAGGAGTATTCAGGTCTGCTTCTTTTTCCTACCCGGGAGTTGTGATTGACAAAAAGGAAGGGAAGCAAGTCATCAATTACGTTAAAAGTAGTGTTTCTCCCACGGCCACCATCACGTTCCAAGAAACGTATGTGGATGGAGAAAGACCAGCCCCAGTTCTTGCTGGAAGCTCAGCACGAGGGCCCTCCAGAAGCTACTTGGGAATCGCAAAGCCAGACATTATGGCACCAGGGGTACTGATTCTTGCAGCTGTCCCTCCTAATCTCTTTTCAGAAAGCATTGGGACAAATATAGGATTATCTACTGATTACGAGCTTAAATCAGGCACATCCATGGCTGCACCACATGCTGCTGGAATTGCAGCAATGCTAAAAGGGGCACATCCTGAATGGAGTCCTTCAGCTATTCGCTCCGCCATGATGACCACAGCAAACCATTTGGATAATACTCAAAAACCTATTAGAGAGGACGATGGCATGGTAGCCACGCCGCTAGACATGGGAGCAGGGCATGTTAATCCGAACAGAGCTCTTGATCCCGGCCTAGTATATGATGCTACTCCGCAAGATTACATAAATCTTATATGCTCAATGAATTTCACAGAAGAGCAATTTAAAACTTTTGCAAGATCGTCAGCCAATTACAACAACTGCTCAAGTCCATCTGCTGATCTCAATTATCCATCATTCATTGCCTTGTATCCGTTCAGTCTCGAGGGAAACTTCACCTGGTTGAAGCAGAAATTCAGGAGGACCCTTACAAATGTTGGTAAAGGTGGAACAACTTATAAAGTAAAGATAGAAACTCCAAAGAATTCCACAGTTTCAGTGTCTCCAAAAACTCTGGTGTTCAAGaagaaaaatgagaaacaaagTTATACTTTGACAATTCGGTATATAGGTGACGAGAATCAGAGTAGAAATGTTGGGTCTATCACTTGGGTTGAAGAGAATGGGAACCATTCAGTAAGAAGTCCTATAGTGATAACTCGTATAATTGCGGTCTGGGGTTCAGATGATTAG
- the LOC104091497 gene encoding glutamine--fructose-6-phosphate aminotransferase [isomerizing] 1 isoform X2: MIQLEFPLILLILIPLLLCFVKKAILNLLLSLSTKVLKETLLRHGFTFDSETDTEVIPKLAKFVFDKANEEGDQSVTFSQVVLEVIRHLEGAYALIFKSRHYPNELIACKRGSPLLLGVKDLEEETSAESSFSDAKFPSSNGQPKELFLSSDANALVEHTKKVLVIEDGEVVHIKDGGVSIYKFDQAKNNHGGTLSRPASVQRALSILEMEVEQINKGKYEHYMQKEIHEQPESLTTTMRGRLIRGGSCKSKTVLLGGLKDHLKTIRRSRRILFIGCGTSYNAALAARSILEELSGIPVTMEVASDLVDRQGPIYREDTAVFVSQSGETADTLLALEYALENGALCVGITNTVGSAIARHTHCGVHINAGCEIGVASTKAYTSQIVVMAMLALAIGGDTLSNQARREAIIDGLFDLPSKVKEVLKLDEEMKDLAKLLIAEQSLLVFGRGYNYATALEGALKVKEVALMHSEGILAGEMKHGPLALVDENLPIVVIATRDACFSKQQSVIQQLHARKGRLIVMCTEGDAASVSVGGSCRVIEVPQVADCLQPVINVVPLQLLSYHLTVLRGYNVDQPRNLAKSVTTQ, translated from the exons GTGTTGAAAGAGACCCTTCTCCGACATGGTTTCACCTTTGACTCTGAAACAGACACGGAAGTAATTCCAAAGCTTGCGAAGTTTGTCTTTGATAAAGCTAATGAAGAAG GTGACCAGAGCGTGACATTCAGTCAAGTTGTGCTTGAGGTAATAAGGCATCTGGAAGGAGCCTATGCCCTcatatttaaaagtcgacattaCCCAAATGAATTGATTGCTTGCAAGCGTGGTAGTCCACTTCTTCTTGGTGTAAAA GACTTAGAAGAAGAGACCTCCGCAGAATCATCATTTAGTGATGCTAAATTTCCTTCAAGCAATGGGCAACCGAAGGAATTATTCTTGTCCAGTGATGCTAATGCTTTGGTTGAACATACCAAAAAGGTCTTGGTAATTGAGGATGGTGAAGTTGTTCACATCAAG GACGGAGGTGTGTCAATTTACAAATTTGACCAGGCTAAGAATAATCATGGTGGTACTCTTAGTAGACCTGCTTCTGTTCAGCGTGCCTTATCCATTTTGGAAATGGAGGTAGAGCAGATAAACAAAGGAAAATATGAGCACTACATGCAAAAAGAAATTCATGAGCAACCAGAATCTCTAACTACTACTATGCGAGGGAGACTTATACGTGGAGGATCATGTAAATCAAAGACTGTGCTTTTGGGGGGCCTGAAGGATCACCTCAAAACCATAAGAAGAAGCAGGAGAATTCTTTTTATTGGGTGTGGCACTAGTTACAATGCAGCTCTTGCTGCAAGATCCATTTTGGAAGAGCTTTCTG GTATTCCTGTAACCATGGAGGTTGCCAGTGATTTAGTGGACAGACAAGGGCCTATATATAGAGAAGATACAGCTGTCTTTGTTAGTCAATCAGGAGAAACTGCTGACACTTTGCTTGCATTAGAGTATGCTCTGGAAAACGGCGCATTATGTGTTGGCATTACAAATACTGTTGGTAGCGCAATTGCTAGGCACACTCACTGTGGTGTTCACATAAATGCGGGCTGTGAGATTGGAGTTGCAAGTACTAAG GCATACACGAGCCAAATTGTTGTGATGGCCATGTTGGCACTTGCAATTGGAGGTGATACACTCTCAAATCAAGCAAGAAGAGAAGCAATAATTGATGGTCTATTTGACTTGCCAA GCAAAGTGAAAGAGGTGCTCAAGCTTGATGAAGAAATGAAGGATCTTGCTAAACTGCTAATTGCTGAGCAATCACTTCTTGTTTTTGGAAGAGGTTACAACTATGCAACAGCTCTTGAAGGTGCTTTGAAGGTAAAGGAGGTGGCACTCATGCACAGTGAAGGAATACTTGCTGGAGAGATGAAACATGGTCCCTTGGCTTtggttgatgaaaatctccctaTTGTAGTAATCGCCACCCGTGATGCTTGTTTTAG CAAACAACAATCAGTCATTCAACAACTTCATGCACGGAAAGGTCGACTGATAGTGATGTGCACAGAAGGAGATGCAGCATCTGTTTCTGTTGGTGGATCATGTCGAGTAATTGAAGTTCCACAGGTTGCGGACTGTTTGCAGCCCGTAATCAATGTAGTTCCATTACAG TTATTATCCTATCATCTGACTGTACTGCGTGGATACAATGTTGATCAACCTCGCAATCTTGCCAAAAGTGTCACAACACAGTGA